One Purpureocillium takamizusanense chromosome 1, complete sequence genomic window carries:
- the CTR9 gene encoding protein required for normal CLN1 and CLN2 G1 cyclin expression (BUSCO:EOG09260EAZ~COG:P~EggNog:ENOG503NX05): MVAAADGTTNGVTNGDAARAPVSTRFSDIPSAIDIPVQGDQEDEAVEIDLEDLLDDPTELCTLFENEHAAKTYWMTVALAYAKQKKIDHAIEMLLRGASSISNSGNPRDKVSIICCLCWMYLWKSREAPRVAPDGIRISEAKTKEYYLQLATSSLNDAARLNPSFPPIFLARGVLLLLRASLQAPAKTAGGIGTEKNELLKTAVKSFEDALRVSQGKNMLALMGKARAFFSMHKYPNALTAYQDVLQKMPDLVDPDPRIGIGCCFWQLGFKEDAKAAWERSLEINPDSTVANILLGLFYLDASGHVPVNSDDFLKLYRKAMTEYTQKSFKLDKELPLTCSTFSSYFLSRKAWDNAEKLAHKAIQFTDVNAIASDGWYLLARKAHYNGDTDKASDYYRRADDARGGTDTGYLPAKFGVAQLSVLKNDLGEAKLRLEKMIQQSRSHEAMILLGTIYAEEVFASQKSDVKEDKSSEMAKAISHLESVRSAWKDPKKALPSDSSVLLNLARLYETENPDKALQCLQQVEQLELAQIPASERPQSTDDAEAQAAIRKLLPPQLLNNIGCFHYQSEKHELASGMFEAALGACMRIGERDPEMDTDALVSTISFNLGRTYESRGLTDKAMEVYEGLLARHDDYTDARTRLAYIKLRRHPNKEGPDAVAKLYQDHTSDLEVRALYGWYLGKVHSRKRPSNVADDHEFRHYKHTLQHYDKHDRYALVGMGNLYLMQAREMRRESEQDKQKRSAIYGKAVEFFEKALSLDPKNAFAAQGVAIALVEDKKDYKAALPIFNQVRETVRDSHIYVNLGHIYSELRQFSKAIENYEIALSKDGKANDPVILSCLGRTWLNRGRNERDADSCVKALECAKKAFEIAPKEQLHYKFNVAFVQIQLVTTLQGLPENRRTLEQLEQAAEGLEAAIESLDSIAPLPNSPYPKHDVEQRANMARNTLRKQLERAIGKQKEWEEMNQEKIKAARDQREAEIKRREAEREAVLAKERERQEKIKKEREVIAARDRMLAEQRAEQKAEELREQQARKEAELTTDEETGQKVKRKRKPKKPTERRARKKGERDDADEDSQEESHTKKRRRLTKKESSKYKSAEIVVDSDEDDDEDALERAERNMERSGTVGSDEDDEGDAGAADKMDVDGDEQPAEQGGDADEEEDEDTAPRQAQQKRARRGRVVESDEEEEEEEEGEGNSPPVRGHDGSSPAAAADETLRDAADDDEDEDE; encoded by the exons atggtggccgccgcggatggcACGACCAACGGCGTGACGaatggcgatgccgcccgcgctccCGTTAGCACCCGCTTCTCCGACATCCCCTCGGCCATCGACATCCCCGTCCAGGGCGACCAGGaggacgaagccgtcgagaTCGACCTCGAAGACCTTCTCGACGACCCAACCGAGCTCTGCACCCTCTTCGAGAACGAGCATGCCGCCAAGACGTACTGGATGACAGTCGCGCTCGCCTACGCCAAGCAGAAGAAGATCGACCATGCCATCGAGAtgctcctccgcggcgcTAGTTCCATcagcaacagcggcaacCCCCGCGACAAGGTCAGCATCATCTGCTGTCTGTGCTGGATGTATCTGTGGAAGAGCCGCGAAGCCCCTCGAGTCGCGCCCGATGGCATTCGCATCTCCGAGGCCAAGACAAAAGAGTACTACCTCCAGCTGGCCACGTCCTCGctcaacgacgccgcccgcctcaaCCCTTCCTTCCCGcccatcttcctcgcccgAGGCGTCTTGCTCCTCCTCAGGGCCTCGCTGCAGGCCCCTGCCAagaccgccggcggcatcggcaccgAAAAGAATGAGCTCCTTAAGACGGCTGTCAAATCATTCGAAGATGCCTTGCGAGTATCACAAGGAAAGAACATGCTAGCCCTCATGGGAAAGGCCCGGGCTTTCTTCTCCATGCACAAGTACCCCAACGCCTTGACTGCGTATCAGGATGTGCTTCAGAAGATGCCTGACTTGGTCGATCCGGATCCGAGAATTGGCAtcggctgctgcttctggcAGCTCGGCTTCAAGGAAGACGCCAAGGCCGCATGGGAGAGGTCGCTTGAAATTAACCCCGACTCGACCGTGGCCAACATCCTCCTGGGCTTGTTCTACCTCGATGCCAGCGGCCACGTGCCTGTCAACAGCGACGACTTTTTGAAGCTGTACAGGAAGGCCATGACAGAGTATACCCAAAAGTCTTTCAAGCTGGACAAAGAGCTGCCCCTCACCTGCTCTACTTTCTCCAGCTACTTCCTCTCGCGCAAAGCCTGGGACAACGCGGAGAAGCTGGCGCACAAGGCCATCCAGTTTACAGATGTTAATGCAATCGCTAGTGACGGTTGGTATCTGTTGGCGCGCAAGGCACACTACAACGGCGACACCGACAAGGCGAGCGACTACTACCGCCGTGCTGACGACGCACGAGGTGGCACAGACACGGGCTACTTACCCGCAAAGTttggcgtcgcgcagctgtCCGTTCTCAAGAACGACCTGGGTGAAGCCAAGCTGCGACTGGAGAAGATGATCCAGCAGTCGAGGAGCCACGAGGCAATGATCCTCTTGGGCACAATCTACGCAGAGGAAGTATTCGCTAGCCAAAAGAGCGATGTAAAGGAGGACAAGTCGTCGGAGATGGCAAAGGCCATCTCGCACCTCGAAAGCGTACGAAGCGCTTGGAAGGACCCTAAGAAGGCGCTGCCTTCGGATTCTTCCGTCTTGCTCAACCTGGCACGTCTATATGAGACTGAGAACCCCGACAAGGCGCTACAATGTCTGCAAcaggtcgagcagctcgagtTGGCTCAGATTCCGGCTTCGGAACGACCCCAGTcgaccgacgacgcggaggcCCAGGCGGCCATCAGGAAATTGTTGCCTCCGCAGCTCCTCAACAACATTGGCTGCTTCCACTACCAGTCGGAGAAGCACGAATTGGCCAGCGGTATGTTtgaggcggcgttgggcgcCTGCATGCGCATTGGCGAGAGAGACCCAGAGATGGACACGGACGCGCTCGTCTCAACCATCAGCTTCAACCTTGGTAGAACGTATGAGTCTAGGGGCTTGACCGATAAGGCTATGGAGGTGTATGAGGGCCTACTTGCTCGCCATGACGACTATACCGATGCGCGCACGAGATTGGCATACATCAAGCTTCGGAGACATCCCAACAAGGAGGGACCCGATGCCGTGGCCAAGCTGTACCAGGACCACACGAGCGATCTGGAAGTCCGTGCGCTGTACGGCTGGTACCTCGGTAAAGTACACTCCCGCAAGCGACCTTCgaacgtcgccgacgatcATGAGTTTCGGCACTACAAGCACACCTTGCAACACTACGACAAGCATGACCGGTATGCCCTGGTAGGCATGGGCAATCTATACCTGATGCAAGCGAGGGAGATGCGACGCGAATCGGAGCAGGATAAGCAAAAGCGCAGCGCCATCTacggcaaggccgtcgagttCTTCGAGAAGGCCCTGTCCTTGGACCCCAAGAACGCGTTCGCGGCACAGGGAGTCGCCATCGCTTTGGTCGAAGACAAGAAGGACTACAAGGCAGCCCTTCCCATCTTCAATCAGGTCCGGGAGACAGTCAGAGACTCGCACATCTACGTCAACCTGGGTCACATCTACTCGGAGCTGAGGCAGTTCTCAAAGGCCATTGAGAACTACGAGATTGCGCTGtccaaggacggcaaggcaAATGATCCCGTGATTCTCTCCTGCCTAGGCCGGACCTGGTTGAACCGGGGAAGAAACGAGCGAGACGCGGACTCTTGCGTTAAGGCCCTCGAGTGCGCGAAAAAG GCTTTTGAAATCGCCCCTAAGGAGCAGCTCCACTACAAGTTCAACGTCGCCTTCGTGCAGATCCAGCTGGTTACCACCCTGCAGGGCCTGCCGGAGAACCGGCGGACGCTGGAGCAATtggagcaggcggcggagggcctGGAGGCCGCTATCGAGAGTCTCGACAGCATTGCCCCTCTGCCCAACAGCCCATACCCGAAGCACGATGTCGAGCAACGCGCCAACATGGCCCGCAACACGCTGCGGAAGCAGCTCGAGAGAGCCATCGGCAAGCAAAAGGAGTGGGAAGAGATGAATCAAGAGAAAATtaaggcggcgagggaccagcgcgaggccgagatcaagcgccgcgaggccgagcgggaggccgtcctggccaaggagcgcgAGCGGCAGGAGAAGATCAAGAAGGAGCGCGAGGTGATTGCCGCGCGCGATCGAATGCTGGCGGAACAGCGGGCGGAGCAAAAGGCTGAGGAGCTacgcgagcagcaggcgcgcaaggaggcggagctcacgacggacgaggagacTGGCCAGAAGGtcaagcgcaagcgcaaACCCAAGAAGCCGAcagagcggcgggcgcggaagaagggcgagcgcgacgacgcggatgAGGACTCTCAGGAGGAGTCGCATACCAAGAAGAGACGCCGCCTCACCAAGAAGGAGTCGAGCAAGTACAAGTCGGCCGAGATTGTGgtcgacagcgacgaggacgacgacgaggacgcgctcgagcgcgcgGAAAGGAACATGGAGAGGAGCGGCACGGTCGGAtcggacgaagacgatgagggtgatgcgggcgccgccgacaagatggacgtggacggggacgagcagccggcggagcagggcggcgatgcggacgaggaagaggacgaggacaccgcgccgcgccaagCTCAACAGAAGAGAGCCCGGCGGGGTCGCGTTGTCGAgtccgacgaggaggaagaagaagaagaagagggagagggcAACAGCCCCCCCgtgcgcggccacgacggcagctccccggctgcggctgcggacGAGACCCTACGCGACgctgccgatgacgacgaagacgaggacgagtaG
- the CBR1 gene encoding Cytochrome-b5 reductase (COG:C~COG:H~EggNog:ENOG503NW9T~TransMembrane:2 (i12-33o39-56i)), translating to MASPVAAHDSSWLARHYIDYVYIPGALLVVGTLIVKREWAPYSVLLSVALGAYNFWNFQIKKVLKPDVFQEFELQEKTVISHNVAIYRFKLPSTQSILGLPIGQHISIGAPLKQPDGSTKEIVRSYTPISGDHQPGFFDLLIKSYPQGNISKHMASLVVGQTIRVRGPKGAFVYTPNMVRHFGMVAGGTGITPMLQIIRAIIRGRAAGDRTQVDLIFANVTPQDILLREDLDALTKEDSGIRVHYVLDKPPEGWTGGVGYVTADMITKWLPKPAEDVKILICGPPPMVSGLKKATESLGFKKARPVSKLEDQVFAF from the exons ATGGCCTCCCCCGTCGCTGCCCACGACTCGTCGTGGCTCGCCCGCCACTACATCGACTACGTCTACATCcccggcgccctcctcgtcgtcggcaccctCATCGTCAAGCGGGAGTGGGCACCCTACTCTGTCCTCCTCTCTGTCGCCCTTGGCGCCTACAACTTCTGGAACTTCC AGATCAAAAAGGTCCTCAAGCCTGATGTCTTCCAGGAGTTTGAGCTCCAGGAGAAGACGGTCATCTCCCACAATGTCGCCAT CTACCGCTTCAAGCTCCCCTCAACGCAGTCCATTCTCGGCCTCCCCATCGGCCAGCACATCTCCATTGGCGCCCCCCTGAAGCagcccgacggcagcaccaAGGAGATTGTCCGCTCCTACACCCCCATCTCGGGCGACCACCAACCCGGCTTCTTCGACCTCCTCATCAAGTCGTACCCCCAGGGCAACATCTCCAAGCACATGGCCTCCCTGGTCGTCGGCCAGACAATTCGCGTCCGCGGGCCCAAGGGCGCCTTCGTCTACACCCCCAACATGGTCCGCCACTTCGGCATGGTCGCCGGCGGTACCGGCATCACCCCCATGCTGCAGATCATCCGCGCCATcatccgcggccgcgccgccggggaccGCACGCAGGTCGACCTAATCTTCGCCAATGTCACCCCCCAGgacatcctcctccgcgaggacctcgacgccctgacCAAGGAGGACAGCGGCATCCGCGTCCACTACGTCCTGGACAAGCCCCCCGAGGGCTggaccggcggcgtcggctaTGTCACTGCTGACATGATTACC AAATGGCTCCCCAAGCCCGCCGAAGACGTCAAGATCCTCATCTGTGGTCCTCCCCCCATGGTTAGCGGCCTGAAGAAGGCCACCGAGAGCCTCGGCTTCAAGAAGGCCCGCCCCGTCAGCAAGCTCGAGGACCAGGTCTTTGCCTTTTAG
- a CDS encoding uncharacterized protein (COG:S~EggNog:ENOG503NXNJ) yields the protein MSVEKWKWRSSSGLALGQATSHHYDSEKALMTEAPESKAPRVLTRALRSLSSSSMDSIAANSVRSSSSTRRLQKTPSNSGSMIGRLHRRVSKDSGGHAPPAEAPGSPIEGPQPYSVMEVVHYGPLKADISLLKARAEYLVLSDHCLVKFTTADAARNAFPQLSQTKPHAKDAAPACTGKTSSADVRLEIPLRSIVAAFNEDSAHHRSGIEVWWFSQWPRLAYCKAHLHFALPKERDDWLAAIHRTCRARLRKNPAGTLIPENLKTRVNHIVRSVEGIDGEHQNLVFPVARRVFAQTQRASGADETHDHNDSSSFYFIIGPCMCHLIEVLKADHSTLPGDLRVKAVSYGTVTLTRFKASVASHEQRFIMCFRSPFGRETRLDLASVQYRRIIEALIKADRNLKPMWPQSLQHTIFEVKGLPPPLQLTKGNDLGGLESSLQAYCAAYQVQVPAWKIEWNTPPHPAFRLLPPDGAAYSPLQLLAVFRALRYNSFFKALSFRDVDLSSLAGKNDYSQYGDGVAYRSLSSMTISGDHHEILLQATILEQEIHALTFTSESIRSIDLANTLGLQTSQRLSRLQYDHEALCKKSSELLRPILMLWRQQLSVCQGISMSGNPIALGDMDELANLLALDYVHIKKLHLAKCALGDAGLSQLWGALGSQAYSLECLDTSDNQGIVRFDVIQAALKKLQRLVSLNIAGNTRIMSHASLFDDETIMKWALQDLNLSGIMLNDATVDTLAAYLGTYHSHGLQLMQLNNCGLTGKQISRLFRSMGQARRLTIHLNGNRLDEGIDDLCSAIATGHGPWSVFLQMIEFASEANYMKLLRALTVNKTIECLSLAGTATPESASGVACQAVADFFSKNNTVRFLDISGYDSKLDEGRLGREFSKALSGMRSNTRIEHLRVRSQMLNINIGDLAEAISGNKTLHTLDCEGNDFNLSNFRHLIKHLEDSTTIRYFSAFSAPELSRAIRKSVETAGTPSPLMRRSSVMARFRSEKVQAVTGKPLVQQLRDEWDAAVADLERILQRNQQLLRDKEESDDESTVQLGGRHGDVENIFSEAFGGLARKEFESRRAKSSPGSVSPRRRPASVSAHPSSTDIVGQGIARPGSTVSSEAAISPSTDGASTGGIPSPPELESPTDKDFSLADVQRALAAFGAFGDARDNNYTLTEASDADGGLQMKRFRRCWGSTTTRIDEEDGGTGDGVGDESP from the exons ATGAGCGTCGAAAAGTGGAAGTGGAGGAGCTcctccggcctcgccctcggccaggccACCTCGCATCATTATGATTCGGAAAAGGCCCTGATGACGGAGGCGCCCGAAAGCAAGGCCCCCCGGGTCCTCACGAGGGCTCTTCGCTCGCTCAGCAGCTCTTCCATGGACTCCATCGCTGCCAACTCGGTCAGaagctcatcctcgacgcgcaggtTACAAAAGACGCCATCGAACTCGGGGTCCATGATTGGGCGACTGCACCGTCGCGTGTCGAAAGACTCTGGGGGCCATGCGCCTCCAGCCGAGGCCCCCGGGAGTCCTATCGAGGGTCCGCAGCCATACTCAGTCATGGAAGTCGTCCATTACGGCCCTCTCAAAGCCGATATATCGCTCCTCAAGGCACGCGCAGAGTACCTCGTCCTGTCGGATCACTGCTTGGTCAAGTTTACgactgccgacgccgctAGGAACGCCTTCCCCCAGCTAAGCCAGACCAAGCCGCACGCAAAAGACGCAGCACCCGCATGTACGGGTAAAACGTCGTCTGCTGATGTACGCCTCGAGATCCCGTTGCGCTCCATCGTCGCTGCCTTCAACGAGGATTCCGCCCATCATCGCTCCGGCATTGAGGTATGGTGGTTCTCTCAGTGGCCACGACTCGCCTACTGCAAAGCCCATTTGCATTTTGCACTTCCAAAGGAGAGAGACGACTGGCTGGCAGCCATCCACCGCACGTGCAGAGCGAGGCTTCGGAAGAATCCCGCTGGCACTCTGATCCCCGAGAATCTCAAGACCCGCGTCAATCACATCGTTCGTTCGGTTGAAGGCATCGATGGCGAGCATCAGAACCTCGTATTCCCTGTCGCCAGACGTGTGTTCGCACAGACTCAGAGGGCTTCTGGCGCCGACGAAACACACGACCACAacgactcgtcgtcctttTACTTCATCATCGGACCATGCATGTGCCACCTGATCGAGGTCCTCAAGGCCGACCACTCGACGCTCCCTGGTGATCTGCGAGTCAAGGCGGTCTCGTACGGGACCGTCACCCTCACGCGGTTCAAGGCGTCGGTGGCCTCGCACGAGCAGCGCTTCATCATGTGCTTCCGCTCACCATTCGGCCGCgagactcgactcgacttgGCCAGCGTCCAGTACCGGCGCATCATCGAGGCGCTCATCAAGGCTGACCGCAACCTGAAGCCTATGTGGCCGCAGTCCTTGCAGCATACCATTTTTGAGGTCAAGGGCCTTCCACCCCCCCTCCAGCTTACCAAGGGAAAcgaccttggcggccttgagaGCAGCCTTCAGGCGTATTGTGCTGCATATCAAGTACAAGTGCCCGCGTGGAAGATCGAGTGGAACACCCCGCCACACCCAGCTTTCCGCCTGTTGCCCCCTGATGGCGCCGCCTACTCGCCGCTGCAGTTGCTTGCCGTTTTCCGCGCGCTGAGGTACAACAGTTTCTTCAAGGCACTTTCATTTCGCGACGTTGACCTGTCGTCGCTTGCTGGCAAGAATGACTATTCCCAGTATGGAGACGGCGTGGCCTACAGATCGCTGAGCT CCATGACCATCTCGGGAGACCATCATGAGATCCTTCTCCAGGCAACCATCCTAGAGCAGGAGATTCATGCGTTGACCTTCACCTCCGAGTCCATTCGGAGCATTGACCTGGCCAACACTCTGGGCCTACAGACTAGTCAAAGACTGAGCCGCTTGCAATATGACCATGAGGCGCTGTGCAAGAAGAGCTCCGAGTTACTGAGGCCCATCTTGATGCTTTGGAGGCAGCAGTTGTCTGTCTGCCAGGGAATTTCCATGTCTGGCAAccccatcgccctcggcgacatggacgagctTG CGAATCTGCTCGCGCTCGATTACGTGCACATCAAGAAACTCCACCTTGCGAAATGTGCGCTGGGCGATGCTGGATTGTCTCAGCTCTGGGGAGCTCTGGGGAGTCAGGCTTACTCGTTGGAGTGCCTCGACACCTCGGATAACCAAGGCATTGTCCGATTCGATGTCATTCAGGCGGCCCTGAAGAAGTTGCAGAGACTGGTTTCGCTCAACATTGCCGGCAATACTCGTATCATGTCGCATGCGTCACTCTTCGACGATGAGACTATCATGAAGTGGGCACTCCAGGACCTGAACTTGTCTGGAATCATG CTCAACGATGCCACGGTGGACACCCTGGCCGCCTACTTGGGCACGTACCACTCGCATGGCCTGCAGCTCATGCAGCTCAACAACTGCGGCCTGACCGGGAAACAGATTTCGCGTCTCTTCCGCAGCATGGGCCAAGCGCGGCGGCTGACCATTCATCTGAACGGGAACCGCCTCGATGAAGGCATTGACGATCTCTGCAGTGCCATTGCTACCGGCCATGGTCCCTGGAGCGTCTTTTTGCAGATGATCGAGTTCGCTTCCGAGGCCAACTACatgaagctgctgcgcgctCTGACGGTGAACAAGACCATTGAATGTCTCAGCCTGGCTGGGACAGCCACGCCCGAGTCAGCGAGCGGAGTTGCATGCCAGGCCGTTGCCGATTTCTTCTCGAAGAACAACACTGTGCGTTTTCTGGACATATCTGGATACGACTCGAAGCTGGACGAGGGTCGACTTGGCAGGGAATTTTCCAAGGCCTTGAGCGGCATGCGATCGAACACGCGCATCGAGCACCTCCGAGTGCGAAGCCAGATGCTCAACATTAACATCGGagacctcgccgaggccatctccGGCAACAAGACATTGCACACGCTTGACTGTGAGGGAAACGACTTCAACCTGTCAAACTTTCGGCACCTCATCAAGCACTTGGAGGACAGCACCACGATTCGATACTTCTCGGCCTTTTCGGCGCCAGAGCTATCGCGTGCGATCCGCAAGTCAGTAGAGACGGCGGGCACTCCGTCGCCACTCATGCGGCGCTCGTCCGTCATGGCGAGGTTTCGGTCCGAGAAGGTGCAGGCCGTGACCGGGAAGCCGCTGGTGCAGCAGCTGAGAGACGAGTGGGATGCCGCGGTGGCAGACTTGGAGCGCATACTGCAGAGAAACCAACAGCTCTTGCGCGACAAGGAAGAATCAGATGACGAGTCTACGGTACAGCTGGGCGGGAGACATGGAGATGTGGAAAATATCTTCTCGGAAGCCTTTGGAGGACTCGCACGTAAGGAGTTCGAGTCCCGAAGAGCTAAGAGCTCGCCTGGATCTGTTTCtccccggcgtcgcccagcgtcGGTTTCGGCGCACCCAAGCTCGACCGATATCGTCGGACAAGGTATCGCGCGACCCGGGTCTACCGTCTCCAGCGAGGCGGCCATCAGCCCGTCCACGGATGGGGCGAGCACGGGCGGCATCCCGAGCCCCCCTGAGCTTGAAAGCCCGACGGACAAGGACTTTAGCCTTGCGGACGTGCAGAGAGCCCTGGCGGCGTTTGGGGCGTTTGGGGACGCGCGAGATAACAACTACACATTGACGGAGGCATCAGATGCCGACGGAGGACTGCAAATGAAGAGATTCAGACGATGCTGGGGCAGCACAACTACCCGGatcgacgaagaggacgggGGAACGGGTGACGGGGTGGGGGACGAGTCACCCTAA